TGTCTTCACCATGTAGGATCTTGGCTCCCTGCACCTTTCGATGACTCTCGCTGATGTCCTCCACCCCTTCTCTCCATCCAGCTTCACTCTGACGTCCTGCCCTGGTTGTAGAGCAGGGAGAGGCAGTGCAGAATGATGCCGGTCATGGAAGAACCGGTAAGCGGACTTGGTCTGGATGTCCTTCTGCTGGACTTGATATCGGTCCACAGGTGCAGGTTGTAGCTTGGCCTCCAGCATAGGAAGTGTCGTCCGGATGTGCCTCCCCACCATAAGCGAGGCTGGGCTCACCCCTGTCGCAGCACTAGGGGTCGCCCTGTAGCACATCAGGGCCAGATGTGGATCAGGCTGCTTTAATATGTGTTTTGCAGTCTGAACGGCACGCTCCGCAGCCCCGTTAGCCTGGGGGTAATGGGGGCTAGACGTCGTGTGCACAAACCCATACTCCCGGCTGAAGTCCTGAAACTCAGCAGAGGTAAACTGAGTGCCGTTGTCACTCACCAATTCTAAGGGAATGCCCCACCTCACAAACATGCTCTTGAGCCTGTTGATTACTTGACGGCTCGATGTTGTAGTCAGGTGGGCAATTTCAATGTCCCGAGAATAGTAATCCGTCACGATAAGGTAATCCCCTTTTCCTGACTCACACAAATCAGCAGCAATACGCTGCCAGGGGCCCTCCGGCAGAGGTGTGGTCAGGAGGGGCTCGTGTCTCTGGCTGGGTTTCTGTTCTATGCAGAATTTGCATGTGGAGACTGTTTGTGTGATCTCAGCTCCAATGTGTGGCCACCACACAGACATCTTGGCACGAGCACGGCACCGTGTCAGTCCTTGGTGCCCCTCGTGCAACAGCTTTAATATGTTCACCCTTAGAACAGTAGGAATGACCAGTCGGTCCTGATATAGCACTAGGCCATCAGTCTCTGAGAGTTGCGCTCTCGCAGTGTAAAATCCATGCAGCGATGGTGACAGCGTTGATTTAGGCGGCCACCCCTTACTAATGAAACGCAAGACCTTCTGCAGATCTTCGTCATGCTGCGTGGCTGCGCGGATTTCCCAGAGTTTTTGTGATGAGACAGGTGCATTTGCTACTACAGACTCGACGTACGCCTGTACCTCCTGGTCTGTGCTCTCATCTCTCACGTTGGTCAGCGGGCTCCGGGAGAGCGCGTCGGCGACGACCAGCTGTTTCCCTGGGACGTGTTCTGCTACCACGTGAAACCTTAAAAGCCGCATGAGGAGCCTCTGGCACCTCGGAGGTGCCTTGTCCAGGTCGTAGGTGTTGATAAGCGGCACCAGTGGTTTATGGTCCGTTTGCAGGCGGAAACCATCCATGCCCTGCACGTAACGTGCAAACCGCTCACACGCCCACACGCCTGCCAAACACTCTTTCTCAATCTGAGAATACCTTTTCTCGGCGTCGGACAGCGTGCGGGAACAGAATGCCACTGGTTTTAAGCAGTCTCCATGTTCCTGCAACAGCGCTGCTCCTAAGCCGAAGCTGCTTGCGTCAGCGCTGATGACAGTCTTTCTTTTAGCTTCATAATAAGCAAGAGCTGGGGCTGACACAAGCATGGCTTTAACCGCAGCAAATGCTTGTTCTTGCGCGTCACCCCATGTCCACTCGCTTTCCCTCCTCAACAGGCAGGTGATCGGGTGGAGCTTCGTGGAGAGGTCAGGCAGGAACCTCCCGACGTAGTTGATGAGACCCAGAACCTGACGAAGCTCTTCCACGTTGGTTGGGCTTGGCATGTCGGTGATAGCTCTCACCTTATTCGGGTCTGGTCTCATCCCCTCAGCACTGATTATGTGACCAAAGTATGTCAACTCGGATTTAGCAAAATGGCACTTGGCCTTATTCAGTTTCAAGCCGCTGTCTTTCACAGTCCTCAGAACCCCGTTCAGACGCTTATCATGCTCCTCTTTAGTTGCTCCAAAAACGAGTATGTCGTCCATCACCACGACAACTCCTTCATGACCCTTCAGCAGCGTTGACATTTGTCTTTGGAAGATTTCTGGAGCTGAAGTAATTCCAAACGGCAGCCTTCGGAAGCAGAATCTGCCTATAGGCGTTATAAACGTAGTCAGCTTTTGGCTGCTTGCATCCAGAGGAATCTGCCAGAATCCACACGAAGCGTCCAGGGTGGAAAACACTTTTGCTCCAGCCAGCTGTGGGGCAATATCTTCCAAAGTTGGCAGGATGTAACGTTCTCGCTTCACAGCTTTGTTTAAGCGTTTGAGATCAACGCACACCCTCACTTGGTCTCGGTTCTTTTTTTCCACTGGAACCATCGGGGCGCACCAATCGGTGGGCTCCGTGACCTCCTCGATAATCCCCATGGCAAGCATCCGCTTCAGTTCTGTCTCCACTTTTGACAGGAGAGGAAATGGGATGCGTCGCGGTGCTGTCAGAGTGTAGGGCTCCGCATCTGCTCTCAGTTCAATTTTGACTGGATCACACTTGAGCAGACCGATGTCCCCATACACGTCCGCTAACATCTTTGTGTCAACTCCATTAATGCGTTTGACCAGTCCCATCCTCCTGGCAACAGTCCCTCCTAATAGGTTGTGAGCATACGGGCCTTTTATGACAGTGACCCAGTAGCGATAGTTCTGTCCTTTAAACTGCGTTCTGGCCAGGAATTTGCCAACACACTGCACCTTACCGCCAGGACTGGTCACTAATGGTATCTTCTGCGTTGTGACCAATCTTGGGCTCTGTGCCAGTCTGTTAAAAGCAGTTTGTGACATCACTGTGATGTCAGCCCCTGTGTCAATTTTAAATTTGACAATGCTGTCATTTACAGGCAACTCCACCAGCCACTCGTCCTCTGTGTCTGGCTGCTCGATCACGGCTGTCTTATATTCAGTCACTGCTCCAAGGAAAAACATGTCCCCGTCTCCCTCTGATATTTTATCAGGAGCCAGCGCCACCTCTTTAAGCATTCGCGTTTGACAGGCTACTTCAAAATGTCCCAATTTTGTGCACTTTCTGCACCTCTTGTTCTTTGCTGGGCAGGGCTGTGTTTTCCCATGATGTCTAGCACAGCGAGAGCACGCAACGGTGTTTCTCTGCTCACCTTGCTCCTGCTTCCGCCGCCATTGTCCATCATTGTCGCTCCTTTTAGCGCGAAACTGCTGCCTTCTTTGTCTCACAGCATCCACAGTACAATCCGCACGCAGGCTCACGTTCTGCTGCTTAATTTGTTCACTCTGGCGTGCAATCTGGATAGCTCTTTCGAGCGAGAGTTCAGGTTCGAGCTGCAACTTTTGGGAAACTTCGTTGTCGGATATTCCAATAACAATCCTGTCCCTGATTTGTTCGTCTTTTGTCCCCTTGAACTCACAATATTGTGCCAGCTCATACAGTCCCCGGACAAAAGCTTCAACCGACTCTCCAGGCTTCTGTACCCTCATGTGGAAGCACGCCCTGTCATGAATGACGTTCCTCTTGGGCACAAAATGCTCGCTGAATTTCTCCATTACCGTCGTATAATCGAGCTCTGGAGGGGGCTCGTCTTCGTCCTCTCCGACGTTGTCGTACACAAAAGAGTCATAAATAGCCTCCGCCTCCCTTCCCAAGGCGTAGAGAAGCGTGTTCACCTGCACTTCCCCGCTGTCTCTATCCAGCTTCGACGCCACTCGGAAGCGGTCGAAGCGGCGGCGCCACATCGGCCATTCAGCCGGCCGGGTGAAGTCAAAAGGCTCTGGCGGTCCGAACTTTGCCATATCTCACAGCGTAGGCTTCCTGTCGGccacttctgacaccatgtcaTGAACAGTAACGGGAGTTCAAAGATGACGACCACGTCGACTCAGTTCGGCATTAACCAGCCGTTTATTAAACAGAGAACCACGCACACGATACAGATACCAGCTTGTTATGAACGCACACTGATGACGTCATACCGCGACTACGGTAGCCCGTTTGTGCTCATCATCACAACTATTAAAACAGGATTAATATATTATAGAAACAAATGAAAGGAATTAAGGATGGTAAAACCGTTTCAAAAATATCCCTGTACAAGGCATGCAGTTAATTATCTCTATTATctatcttttaactcttttgaTCACCCGAAGGTATCCAAAGATCTTAGTTTTAATCTGAGGCAGTTTGAGTCCATAAACGAGAGGGTTAATGATGGGGGGAATGATCAGAAACTCCAGAGATAAAACAACAATGACAAAGGGATTAATTTCATCATCTCTCAAACGATTCAGTAACAGCTCGCcaacaaaagacaaagaatAGTTCACAAAAGTCACAATGTGGGGCAGGCATGTTTGCAAAGCCTTCTTCCTGATGTCTCTTGAGCTTCTTCTGGAAACAGACAGAATACGTAAGTAGGTGTAGAGGACAAATATCAGGGGGAGAAAGATGGTTGCAACAACGGCTATCAGTCCTACTATGTTGTTTACAGTTGTGTCCACGCAGGAGAGCTGAACCACAGGCCAGTTAGTGCAGAAAAGCCTGTGTAATTTATTACCACACAAAGGCAAACGAATGGTGAGGGAAATGCAGAAGCAACATACACATGCTGGGTAGAGCTCTGCCAAAACTACGAGACGTAGCACCATCCTAAATGTCATCTTACTGCGATAGTGTAAAGGCTGACATATGGCTACAAATCTGTCATAGGCCATAATGCAGAGAATCGTAATTTCACATAATGcatacatgtataaaacaaacacCTGGATGAAACAAGATAAATGTGATATCAGATGAGTCTCAGACAGAATGTCTATCAGAAACCTAGGGAAGAAGCCGGCCGAGCCGTACAGAGAGTTAAAA
This DNA window, taken from Cololabis saira isolate AMF1-May2022 chromosome 6, fColSai1.1, whole genome shotgun sequence, encodes the following:
- the LOC133445550 gene encoding olfactory receptor 51I2-like, whose protein sequence is MRSNSSIHFYFHLALFADFGNVRYLFFTLSLLLYMTIICANVVIIVTVCLEKSLHEPMYVFISCLSFNSLYGSAGFFPRFLIDILSETHLISHLSCFIQVFVLYMYALCEITILCIMAYDRFVAICQPLHYRSKMTFRMVLRLVVLAELYPACVCCFCISLTIRLPLCGNKLHRLFCTNWPVVQLSCVDTTVNNIVGLIAVVATIFLPLIFVLYTYLRILSVSRRSSRDIRKKALQTCLPHIVTFVNYSLSFVGELLLNRLRDDEINPFVIVVLSLEFLIIPPIINPLVYGLKLPQIKTKIFGYLRVIKRVKR